From Parasphaerochaeta coccoides DSM 17374, a single genomic window includes:
- a CDS encoding sugar phosphate isomerase/epimerase family protein yields the protein MSKTPGFRAHDFGSFSTVEELASTVASHLSPSVIQFAFPKVLKNAPSPDSFTEDFALQTSRTLKEHGVSIAVIGCYINPVHPDPEQRELHLSRFERHMRFSRAFGCPVVGTETGSARPDCGYDLRTAEPLYFDTLLRSVERLLTTAERYDAIVALEPVAKVHTICSVERMVHVLEKFPSEHLKVIYDPVNLTPWSGIPERDGSVRAVPTREAQETFFRSAFNAFAHRIVAIHAKDYILDENGVKAGDKSLGTGVMDWELFFSLMDEYHVTAPVLLENQNPMTVDQTIARLCTL from the coding sequence ATGAGCAAGACACCAGGATTCCGCGCACATGATTTCGGTTCTTTCTCCACCGTCGAAGAGCTGGCCAGCACCGTCGCCTCCCATCTCTCGCCATCCGTCATCCAGTTCGCGTTCCCCAAAGTACTGAAGAACGCTCCTTCGCCGGATTCCTTCACTGAAGATTTCGCCCTCCAGACATCCAGAACACTGAAGGAGCATGGCGTCTCCATAGCGGTCATTGGCTGCTATATCAACCCCGTACATCCTGACCCCGAACAACGAGAACTCCATCTGTCCCGCTTTGAACGCCACATGCGATTCTCCCGCGCCTTCGGCTGCCCCGTGGTAGGCACGGAAACCGGCTCAGCTCGCCCGGATTGCGGTTATGACCTCCGCACGGCGGAACCACTCTATTTTGACACCCTATTGCGCTCAGTTGAGAGACTTCTTACCACAGCAGAGCGCTATGATGCCATTGTAGCTCTTGAACCAGTAGCCAAGGTTCACACCATCTGCTCGGTTGAGAGGATGGTTCATGTGCTGGAGAAGTTCCCATCGGAGCATCTCAAAGTCATCTACGATCCTGTCAACCTGACCCCATGGTCCGGCATTCCTGAGCGGGACGGTTCGGTTCGGGCAGTTCCTACACGGGAAGCGCAGGAAACCTTCTTCCGTTCCGCCTTCAATGCTTTCGCCCACCGCATTGTCGCCATCCACGCCAAGGACTATATCCTGGATGAAAACGGCGTCAAGGCAGGTGATAAAAGCCTGGGCACGGGCGTGATGGACTGGGAGCTGTTCTTCTCTCTCATGGATGAATACCATGTCACGGCCCCTGTCCTTCTGGAGAACCAGAATCCTATGACCGTGGATCAGACCATTGCCCGCCTGTGTACATTGTGA
- a CDS encoding thymidine kinase has protein sequence MPHTDRSLANGDATDFLKSLGFPSVTVHETFTHFDFTSPGRRVLLIGPMGSGKTEFSARVWRDAAVAQKKSDVVRRLTATGDVDRRKVFFIRSELDATRFSGYPDDAMAYRGGYIRCGENIARIKDSFGLEKVIEDHPDIGTYIIDEASFFDERLVYVVRNHSMQRGVMFIFPTLILNFRRDIFNSTARLMLDMATDVIPLTAYCEHPDCMKSAFYTYRYYQVGDKECPALYFDPLIIVGGDEHKVDSFQPNYAARCDEHHYLPGKEYTFFHLKPMGMMAARGEENPLRSELGALKGNIGKSLLYRNLAEGTPDGLQREMFLNSLLPANIAEKALAYLFSEQNLVPEELLVRLVSELELDREYLQKVLEDNRRPVVFDQQLLFS, from the coding sequence ATGCCGCATACTGACCGTTCTTTGGCGAACGGTGATGCCACGGACTTCCTCAAGAGCTTGGGATTCCCTTCGGTCACTGTCCATGAGACTTTCACTCATTTTGATTTCACGTCTCCCGGCCGGAGGGTGTTGCTCATCGGTCCGATGGGCAGTGGCAAGACAGAGTTCTCCGCTCGTGTCTGGCGTGACGCAGCCGTGGCCCAGAAGAAAAGCGATGTAGTACGCCGCCTTACCGCTACAGGTGATGTTGACCGCCGCAAGGTGTTCTTCATCCGCTCCGAGCTGGATGCCACCCGTTTCTCCGGGTATCCTGATGATGCCATGGCATATCGGGGCGGATACATCAGGTGCGGAGAGAACATCGCCCGCATCAAGGATTCTTTTGGATTGGAAAAAGTCATTGAGGATCATCCTGACATCGGAACCTACATCATTGACGAGGCGTCCTTCTTTGATGAACGGCTGGTATACGTGGTGCGTAACCACAGTATGCAGCGGGGAGTCATGTTTATTTTCCCCACACTCATCCTGAATTTCCGGAGAGATATCTTCAACTCGACCGCGCGCCTGATGCTGGACATGGCAACCGATGTCATTCCCCTGACGGCGTACTGCGAACATCCTGACTGCATGAAAAGTGCCTTCTATACCTACAGATACTACCAAGTGGGGGACAAAGAATGCCCTGCGCTGTATTTTGATCCTTTAATCATCGTGGGAGGAGACGAGCATAAGGTCGATTCTTTCCAGCCGAACTACGCCGCGCGGTGCGATGAACACCACTACTTGCCAGGAAAAGAGTATACCTTCTTTCATCTGAAACCCATGGGCATGATGGCCGCCAGAGGTGAAGAAAATCCTCTGCGCTCTGAACTTGGGGCGCTGAAGGGGAACATAGGAAAGTCCCTGCTCTACCGGAACTTGGCGGAAGGAACCCCGGACGGATTGCAGCGGGAGATGTTCCTCAATTCCCTGTTGCCCGCCAACATTGCGGAAAAAGCACTGGCTTATCTGTTTTCCGAGCAGAACCTGGTACCTGAGGAGCTTCTGGTCAGGCTTGTTTCCGAGCTGGAACTCGACCGGGAATATCTACAAAAGGTGCTTGAGGACAACCGACGGCCTGTGGTCTTTGACCAGCAACTACTCTTTTCTTAA
- a CDS encoding glycoside hydrolase family 28 protein: MKIFDIREFGAVEGAGHDAGSAIAAAVAEASRHGGEVLIPSGTWHTGPVTLASGITFRLAEGSRLVFIPDEDLYVPVYSRWEGVSCWCMHPCLFISESHDVTVTGTGVIDGSGKSWWESARRKRALHMKPETPMEKKLAALNPGYADQPGGGGGRQCQFLRPPLLQILDSTRVTVEGVTLTGSPFWTLHPVFSSGLTFRDVKIINPADAPNTDGIDIDSCQDVMVTGCLVDVGDDGIALKSGSGPDGIAAGRPTRNVRVSGCTVRSAHGGIVIGSETAAGISGLVAEDCLFDGTDRGIRIKTRRGRGGAISDLRFERLTMRNNLCPLAINMYYRCGTTEGSLFSLSPEPIDDTTPSIGNILVRDCVATGSQASAGFIVGLPERPITELVVEDSSFGVMPESNVSTDESDMFLGLPHVDGRGIRLRNVQGDFRSVKVEGTVPIFVREEGIDVRFWNRKKT, translated from the coding sequence ATGAAGATTTTCGACATACGGGAATTTGGAGCTGTCGAAGGAGCCGGACATGATGCCGGATCTGCCATTGCCGCCGCGGTCGCGGAGGCTTCCCGTCATGGGGGAGAAGTACTCATCCCTTCCGGGACATGGCATACCGGCCCGGTGACGCTGGCTTCCGGCATCACGTTTCGCCTTGCGGAGGGCTCTCGTCTGGTTTTCATCCCCGATGAAGATTTGTATGTCCCTGTATATTCGCGCTGGGAGGGTGTCTCCTGTTGGTGCATGCATCCCTGCCTGTTCATTTCAGAATCTCATGATGTGACTGTTACCGGAACAGGTGTCATTGATGGCAGCGGGAAGTCATGGTGGGAGAGCGCACGGCGTAAGCGTGCCCTTCATATGAAGCCGGAAACTCCCATGGAGAAGAAACTTGCTGCTCTCAACCCTGGATATGCCGACCAGCCAGGGGGAGGGGGAGGCCGTCAGTGCCAGTTCCTCAGGCCGCCTTTGCTCCAGATTCTTGACAGTACCAGGGTCACGGTGGAAGGCGTTACATTGACAGGCAGTCCGTTCTGGACGCTGCATCCGGTATTCAGTTCCGGTTTGACATTCCGTGATGTGAAGATTATCAATCCTGCCGATGCACCGAACACCGATGGCATCGACATTGATTCTTGCCAGGATGTCATGGTCACTGGATGTCTGGTTGATGTCGGGGATGATGGCATTGCACTGAAAAGCGGCAGCGGCCCTGATGGCATTGCGGCAGGACGGCCTACCCGGAATGTCAGGGTTTCCGGCTGTACGGTCAGGAGTGCCCATGGCGGCATTGTCATTGGCAGCGAAACTGCTGCCGGTATCAGCGGACTGGTCGCGGAAGATTGTCTTTTTGATGGTACGGACAGGGGCATCCGCATCAAGACCAGGCGTGGTCGGGGCGGGGCTATCTCCGACCTGCGGTTCGAGCGGCTGACAATGAGAAATAATCTTTGTCCCCTGGCCATCAACATGTATTACCGTTGCGGCACGACAGAAGGGTCTCTTTTTTCCCTTTCTCCCGAACCTATTGACGATACTACACCTTCCATTGGAAACATTCTGGTAAGGGATTGCGTGGCTACAGGCAGCCAAGCGTCCGCTGGGTTCATTGTGGGGTTGCCTGAACGTCCTATAACGGAATTGGTGGTGGAAGACAGTTCCTTCGGTGTGATGCCGGAAAGCAATGTCTCTACGGATGAATCGGACATGTTCCTGGGGCTTCCCCATGTGGATGGACGGGGGATTCGTTTGCGCAATGTGCAGGGGGATTTCAGGAGCGTGAAGGTCGAGGGAACCGTTCCTATTTTCGTTCGGGAAGAAGGTATCGATGTGAGGTTCTGGAACAGAAAAAAAACATGA
- the eda gene encoding bifunctional 4-hydroxy-2-oxoglutarate aldolase/2-dehydro-3-deoxy-phosphogluconate aldolase, producing MHEDFFKRVHQVGIVPVVKIDDAARAEGLAGALIAGGIPAVEVTFRTNAAEEAIKRIVKKYPDMLVGAGTVTSLAQAKTAVAAGASFLVSPGFDAEVVDWAIAKNIPILPGVATPTDILQGIRRGLSVLKFFPAEASGGVGMLKNFAGPFPSLSFVPTGGISLDNLASYASQSNVLAVGGSWMVKDSLINAEDWAAITNMSRNAVAALQGFSFAHFGINAVDRTEADKASKGFEAFNMITKNGSSSAFMNTEIEIMFSKGRGTHGHVGFKCFDVERSIAYLSQFGLTPDETSFSYDAKGTLKLAYFKEQIGDFAVHLIRA from the coding sequence ATGCATGAAGATTTTTTCAAACGCGTACATCAGGTCGGCATCGTCCCTGTTGTGAAGATTGATGACGCTGCCAGGGCGGAAGGTCTGGCCGGTGCCTTGATAGCCGGGGGCATTCCTGCCGTGGAAGTCACCTTCCGTACCAACGCAGCGGAAGAAGCGATCAAGCGGATTGTGAAAAAATATCCCGACATGCTCGTTGGGGCAGGAACTGTGACATCCCTTGCGCAAGCAAAGACGGCTGTCGCGGCAGGAGCGTCTTTCCTGGTTTCCCCCGGATTCGATGCCGAAGTCGTTGATTGGGCGATTGCCAAAAACATCCCTATTCTCCCCGGCGTCGCCACGCCTACCGACATCCTCCAGGGAATCAGGCGTGGTCTTTCAGTCCTGAAATTCTTTCCGGCGGAAGCCTCCGGAGGCGTAGGCATGTTGAAGAATTTCGCAGGGCCTTTCCCTTCCCTCTCATTCGTCCCTACCGGAGGGATAAGTCTTGACAACCTGGCCTCCTATGCCTCCCAAAGCAATGTCCTGGCGGTCGGTGGCTCATGGATGGTCAAGGATTCCTTGATTAACGCCGAAGACTGGGCGGCAATCACAAACATGAGCCGCAATGCTGTGGCGGCTCTCCAGGGTTTCTCGTTTGCTCATTTCGGCATCAACGCGGTTGACCGCACCGAGGCGGACAAGGCATCCAAGGGGTTCGAGGCTTTCAACATGATTACCAAGAACGGCAGCAGTTCAGCTTTCATGAATACGGAAATTGAAATCATGTTCTCCAAAGGTCGTGGTACTCATGGTCATGTCGGCTTCAAGTGTTTCGACGTTGAGCGCAGCATTGCCTATCTGTCACAATTCGGTCTGACTCCTGATGAAACGTCCTTCTCATATGATGCGAAGGGTACGTTGAAACTTGCCTACTTCAAGGAGCAAATCGGAGACTTTGCCGTCCATCTTATCCGTGCCTGA